The following coding sequences lie in one Synechococcus sp. PCC 7336 genomic window:
- a CDS encoding MFS transporter — MTDMNSDLTESQPTETAAGTPPKPEFALSELWNMNVGFLGIQFGWGLQMANMSSIFEHLGAGADEIPILWLAAPLTGLVVQPIVGNLSDYTWGPLGRRRPYLLVGAILASIALISMPRCSALWMAAGLLWLLDTSANVSMVPFRAFVGDLLPKEQRTQGFTMQSVMVGIGAIAASSMPWLLNHFFSVDPATNAVRRVPLTVELSFYLGAVLFLSTILWTIVTTPERPPKNLDRFERLQEERGGLWNSLQETWRALGDMPTTMQQLARVQLFTWLGIFCFFIYFPPAVAHNIFGAEDISSALYNEGIEWAGLCFAAFNAVCIGFSFLLPLLTRRISRKVVHSICLVCGGLSLMVLLFVHRPLLLLLSMVGFGMAWASAQSIPYAILTYAIPTQQRGIYQGIFNFFIVLPEIGVSLAFGWVMKYLLHDDRLMAVVVGGGFLLVAAVLTLFVQAPVSSLADLSVAQSDIPPQSEEDREDTEEASDSPLPSSL, encoded by the coding sequence ATGACGGACATGAATTCGGACTTGACTGAGTCTCAGCCGACCGAAACGGCTGCGGGCACTCCCCCCAAGCCAGAGTTTGCTCTCTCCGAGCTGTGGAATATGAATGTTGGTTTTCTGGGCATTCAATTTGGCTGGGGCTTGCAGATGGCCAATATGAGCTCCATTTTCGAGCACTTGGGTGCGGGGGCCGATGAAATTCCGATCTTGTGGTTGGCAGCACCGCTAACCGGATTGGTGGTGCAGCCTATTGTGGGCAACCTGAGCGACTACACTTGGGGACCGCTGGGGCGCAGACGCCCCTATTTACTAGTGGGAGCCATTTTGGCATCCATTGCGCTGATCTCGATGCCGCGCTGCTCGGCATTGTGGATGGCTGCGGGGCTGCTGTGGCTCTTGGATACAAGTGCGAACGTGAGCATGGTGCCGTTTCGAGCTTTTGTGGGCGACCTATTGCCCAAAGAGCAGCGGACGCAGGGGTTTACGATGCAGAGCGTGATGGTGGGGATAGGAGCGATCGCAGCCTCCAGTATGCCTTGGCTCCTCAACCACTTCTTTTCTGTCGATCCCGCTACTAACGCCGTGCGACGCGTCCCACTAACCGTCGAGCTGTCGTTTTACCTCGGGGCCGTATTGTTTCTCAGCACAATTTTGTGGACGATCGTCACTACCCCCGAACGTCCGCCCAAGAACTTGGACCGATTCGAGCGGCTTCAAGAAGAGCGGGGCGGTCTCTGGAACAGCTTGCAAGAGACTTGGCGCGCCCTAGGCGACATGCCAACCACAATGCAGCAACTCGCTCGAGTGCAACTGTTTACCTGGCTGGGGATTTTCTGCTTTTTTATCTACTTTCCACCAGCGGTAGCCCACAATATTTTCGGAGCAGAGGATATTAGTTCGGCGTTATATAACGAGGGCATTGAGTGGGCCGGTCTCTGCTTTGCCGCCTTCAATGCAGTTTGCATCGGCTTTTCATTCCTGCTCCCCCTCCTGACTCGCCGTATCAGCCGAAAAGTTGTTCACAGCATTTGTTTGGTCTGCGGCGGCCTCAGTTTAATGGTGCTGCTGTTCGTTCACCGGCCCTTGCTACTCTTGCTATCGATGGTGGGGTTTGGCATGGCCTGGGCTAGCGCGCAGTCTATTCCTTACGCCATATTGACTTACGCAATTCCAACGCAGCAGCGTGGAATTTATCAGGGCATCTTTAACTTCTTTATCGTGCTGCCCGAAATCGGCGTTTCCCTTGCCTTCGGTTGGGTGATGAAATACCTACTCCATGACGATCGGCTGATGGCTGTCGTGGTTGGCGGTGGCTTTTTGCTGGTGGCCGCTGTCCTAACGTTGTTCGTACAGGCACCTGTCAGCTCTCTTGCCGATCTCTCTGTCGCTCAATCCGACATCCCACCTCAATCAGAGGAAGA
- a CDS encoding S8 family serine peptidase, protein MSKSSKISEAFDLVLASDPPNKRRSAIVVFKPPESNLITTDRAFRKIADRVKLFEQAKQENRQVFNNVLQGYMSGKPTQALEARRGVRHRIVGNGILPLATLDVNKDTLKVLAAQDRVVAVMPNQRVKLLTPDEPDNLLSKFEKDNESTWGIQELAVKELWEQAETKGRGVKVAVLDTGVYGDHPALQGKVSDFTIIDSTGQRLELLNQKTFDYHRHGTHICGTIAGGETSDGVAIGVAPGVNLAVAQIHFGDRSFLSHIIDGIDWSIGVGADIINMSIGIQYYDEKIDNLFQLLVERGIAPIVAIGNESHGSTSCPGNAGSVLGIGALERKKTGGVDVAPYSGGSSIDTPGALLERIVKPDVVAPGSNVYSCVPPTSEANDEEYRLMDGTSMAAPHVAGVMAILMASCPEKPVIEIFKAIRETARHPRGKKRRPDNRWGYGAIEPLAALNVLQGMEG, encoded by the coding sequence ATGAGCAAGTCTAGCAAAATATCAGAAGCTTTTGATTTGGTATTGGCAAGCGATCCGCCAAACAAACGGCGCTCAGCTATTGTCGTCTTTAAGCCCCCTGAGTCCAATCTAATCACAACCGATCGCGCTTTCCGCAAGATAGCCGATCGAGTGAAGCTTTTTGAGCAGGCAAAACAAGAAAATAGACAAGTTTTCAACAACGTCTTGCAAGGCTATATGAGTGGGAAGCCCACACAGGCCCTAGAGGCCAGGAGAGGGGTACGCCATCGTATCGTGGGTAATGGCATATTGCCCCTTGCAACTCTTGATGTCAACAAGGACACCTTGAAGGTACTTGCGGCTCAAGACAGAGTTGTAGCAGTTATGCCCAATCAGCGTGTTAAGCTGCTGACTCCCGATGAACCTGACAATCTACTAAGTAAGTTTGAAAAAGATAATGAGTCAACTTGGGGAATTCAAGAGTTGGCTGTTAAAGAACTATGGGAACAAGCTGAAACCAAGGGTCGAGGAGTTAAGGTTGCCGTCCTAGATACAGGAGTTTATGGCGATCATCCTGCATTGCAGGGCAAAGTTTCAGACTTTACTATCATCGATTCCACAGGGCAGCGGCTAGAGCTACTGAATCAAAAGACCTTTGATTATCATCGTCACGGTACTCATATTTGTGGGACCATAGCTGGGGGGGAAACTTCTGATGGGGTTGCTATTGGAGTTGCACCAGGGGTCAATTTGGCTGTAGCTCAGATTCATTTCGGCGATCGCTCTTTCCTCAGTCATATTATTGACGGAATTGACTGGTCTATTGGGGTTGGTGCTGACATTATCAATATGTCAATAGGCATACAGTATTACGATGAAAAAATTGACAATCTTTTTCAGCTCTTAGTTGAACGTGGTATAGCTCCTATTGTTGCAATTGGCAACGAATCTCACGGTAGCACTAGTTGCCCTGGAAATGCTGGAAGTGTTCTAGGGATTGGTGCTTTGGAAAGGAAGAAGACTGGAGGAGTTGATGTTGCGCCCTACAGCGGAGGAAGTAGTATTGATACTCCTGGAGCGCTCTTGGAGCGGATTGTCAAGCCGGATGTAGTTGCTCCAGGCTCTAACGTCTACTCGTGTGTTCCACCCACCAGTGAGGCCAATGATGAAGAGTATCGATTGATGGACGGCACATCAATGGCTGCTCCCCATGTTGCGGGCGTGATGGCTATTCTGATGGCTTCTTGTCCTGAAAAGCCAGTGATAGAAATTTTCAAAGCAATACGTGAGACTGCAAGGCATCCACGAGGTAAAAAGCGTCGCCCAGATAATCGGTGGGGATATGGGGCAATCGAGCCCTTGGCAGCACTCAATGTGTTACAAGGAATGGAGGGGTGA